The Balneola sp. MJW-20 genome window below encodes:
- a CDS encoding GDCCVxC domain-containing (seleno)protein has translation MKKPEANYSTLSVITCPECGYSNEEEMPENACQYFYKCSNCSIILRPKKGDCCVYCSFGTVPCPPIQKGNKSCC, from the coding sequence ATGAAAAAACCTGAAGCTAATTACTCTACTCTTTCTGTGATCACCTGTCCGGAATGTGGTTACAGTAATGAGGAAGAAATGCCGGAAAATGCCTGCCAGTACTTTTATAAATGTTCAAATTGTAGCATTATACTTAGACCTAAGAAAGGAGATTGCTGCGTTTACTGTTCTTTCGGAACCGTACCCTGCCCTCCGATCCAGAAAGGAAACAAGTCCTGTTGCTGA
- a CDS encoding GNAT family N-acetyltransferase: MKITIRNYQPEDSDTLADIFTESIHKAGPEFYSPEQVSTWAPIPVDYDKWQERFAERPPFVAMFQGEIVGFMTLANDGYVDWTYIHPDHHRKGIASQLYDHLELAARNKGLRRLYVDASHMAKSLFAGKGFEVIKMNTVCKGIVTLDNWRMEKHLYQTGNDSHNL, translated from the coding sequence ATGAAGATAACTATCAGAAACTACCAGCCGGAAGATTCCGATACACTGGCCGATATTTTTACCGAAAGTATACATAAAGCCGGGCCGGAATTTTACAGCCCGGAGCAGGTCAGCACCTGGGCTCCAATACCTGTTGATTATGATAAATGGCAGGAGCGTTTTGCTGAGCGGCCTCCTTTTGTGGCTATGTTTCAAGGCGAGATCGTCGGATTTATGACTCTTGCCAATGACGGCTATGTGGACTGGACCTACATCCACCCTGATCATCACCGAAAAGGAATTGCCTCACAACTTTATGATCATCTTGAGCTAGCAGCCCGGAACAAAGGGCTCAGGCGTTTGTATGTGGATGCCTCTCATATGGCGAAGTCTCTTTTTGCCGGAAAAGGGTTTGAAGTAATTAAAATGAATACAGTATGCAAAGGGATCGTCACCTTGGATAACTGGAGAATGGAAAAACACCTGTACCAAACGGGAAACGATTCTCATAATCTTTAG
- a CDS encoding GNAT family N-acetyltransferase, translated as MDILIRKEKEKDIQAIESVITEAFKDIPQSDGTEHLIVKQLRDTDAMVLSLVAELDQEIIGHIAFSEVKIGELDGKWYGLAPLSIHPDHQSKGVGSTLINEGLRYLESMNAAGCILVGEPSYYSRFGFNTFDHLRCAGIPHEYVMGLCFSDCEPYGDILYDPAFNLEQDS; from the coding sequence ATGGATATCCTTATAAGAAAAGAAAAAGAGAAAGATATTCAGGCCATCGAATCTGTCATTACCGAGGCCTTCAAAGATATTCCTCAAAGTGACGGTACCGAGCACCTGATCGTAAAGCAACTCAGAGATACCGATGCGATGGTACTCTCACTGGTTGCCGAGCTGGATCAGGAAATTATCGGACATATCGCTTTTTCTGAAGTTAAGATCGGTGAACTGGATGGTAAATGGTATGGCCTTGCTCCCCTTTCTATTCATCCCGACCATCAATCTAAAGGAGTAGGGAGCACTCTCATAAATGAAGGACTCAGATATCTGGAATCCATGAATGCGGCCGGATGTATACTGGTAGGTGAACCATCCTACTACAGCCGCTTCGGCTTTAATACTTTCGATCACCTTCGCTGTGCGGGTATTCCTCATGAATATGTGATGGGTCTCTGTTTTTCTGATTGTGAGCCATATGGTGATATTCTTTACGATCCGGCCTTCAACCTGGAACAGGATAGTTAA
- a CDS encoding DUF1905 domain-containing protein has translation MKTYTFEATILKHPDMNAAFVEFPYDVEEEFGTRGQVKVHVWFDDVEYRGSLAKMKHHCHFIGLNQKVRKELGKDAGDAVRIRLQKDNKPRVITIPEDLDVILKSESGLKEYFDSLSYTHQKEYVEWIESAKKPETRDRRMIKCKEMLRDKIKHP, from the coding sequence ATGAAGACCTATACCTTCGAAGCCACGATATTAAAACACCCGGACATGAATGCCGCATTCGTGGAATTCCCCTATGATGTGGAAGAGGAATTCGGAACCCGGGGCCAGGTAAAGGTTCATGTCTGGTTTGATGATGTTGAATACCGGGGTTCACTGGCAAAAATGAAGCATCATTGTCACTTTATCGGCCTGAATCAAAAGGTCAGGAAAGAGCTGGGTAAAGATGCCGGTGATGCCGTCAGGATCCGCCTCCAAAAAGATAATAAGCCGAGAGTTATTACCATCCCCGAAGATCTTGACGTGATCCTGAAGAGTGAGTCCGGATTAAAAGAATACTTTGACAGCCTATCCTATACCCATCAAAAGGAATATGTGGAGTGGATCGAATCCGCTAAGAAACCCGAAACCAGGGACCGAAGGATGATTAAATGCAAAGAAATGCTCAGGGATAAGATCAAACATCCATGA
- a CDS encoding GNAT family N-acetyltransferase, with translation MLSPRISTDHLSLRIINSSDTDQIYHIFSDADVCRYWSAEVMTDKKEAEQFIETVHRGMEDGSLLEWGITLRGKSELIGTGAYSAWNKKHRTAEIGFALRRDVWGKGYMKEFLGPFLNWGFEELDLHRIQADVDPRNLASLSLLEYYGFRKEGMLRECYRLNNEIQDAVILGLLRPDFKY, from the coding sequence ATGTTATCACCCCGTATCTCTACTGATCATCTTTCCCTTAGAATTATTAATTCTTCTGATACCGATCAGATATACCACATTTTCTCGGATGCTGATGTTTGCCGGTACTGGAGTGCGGAGGTCATGACGGACAAAAAAGAAGCTGAACAGTTCATAGAGACCGTTCATCGGGGCATGGAAGATGGTAGCCTCCTCGAATGGGGCATTACCCTGAGGGGAAAAAGTGAGCTGATCGGTACTGGCGCTTATTCAGCCTGGAATAAAAAACACCGAACAGCTGAGATCGGTTTCGCACTGCGCAGGGATGTCTGGGGAAAGGGATATATGAAAGAGTTTCTTGGTCCTTTTCTGAACTGGGGATTTGAAGAGCTTGATCTTCATCGTATACAGGCTGACGTGGATCCGCGCAATCTGGCCTCATTGTCTCTGCTGGAATACTATGGATTCCGAAAAGAAGGCATGTTGCGTGAATGTTACCGGCTTAACAACGAAATCCAGGATGCTGTGATCCTGGGGTTGCTGCGACCTGACTTTAAATACTGA
- a CDS encoding DUF6265 family protein — protein sequence MKKFSLLLPLLLIGMSLNAQSTMNTMSFDPQVGSPSATLDDIAWMEGHWKGEAFGGIIEEIWSPPAAGSMMCSFRLIIDGKVSFYEIVTITEENGSLMLRLKHFDDDLKGWEEKDESIDFPLVKVSPGKIYFDGFTFEKVSDDEIIIYVIIDNSEGSYEKAFPYKRVK from the coding sequence ATGAAAAAATTTAGCCTTTTACTCCCTCTCCTGCTTATAGGTATGAGTCTTAATGCTCAGTCTACAATGAACACGATGTCCTTTGATCCTCAGGTTGGGTCTCCCTCTGCTACATTAGATGATATAGCCTGGATGGAAGGCCACTGGAAAGGAGAAGCCTTCGGCGGGATCATAGAAGAGATCTGGTCCCCGCCGGCAGCCGGATCCATGATGTGTTCCTTCCGGCTGATCATAGACGGGAAAGTCAGTTTTTATGAGATCGTAACGATCACTGAGGAGAATGGAAGCCTTATGCTGAGGCTCAAACATTTTGACGACGATCTCAAAGGCTGGGAAGAAAAAGATGAGTCTATTGATTTTCCGCTGGTTAAAGTCAGTCCCGGTAAAATATATTTTGATGGATTCACTTTCGAAAAAGTATCAGATGATGAGATCATCATCTATGTGATCATTGATAATAGTGAAGGAAGTTATGAGAAGGCATTTCCCTACAAAAGGGTCAAGTAG
- a CDS encoding dihydrofolate reductase family protein encodes MTKDPEASKQSVFIACSMDGFIARLDGSIDWLDEVEHIDDEDYGFAEFMNRCDALVMGRNTFEKVLSFGEWPYGPKPVVVLSRSLKSLPESLPDTVHLLSGDPGEVIENLSERGWDQLYIDGGKTIQEFLNAGFIQEMVLSTIPVLIGEGLPLFGSLEQDLKWKVINSLTYSNGIIKTTYQLL; translated from the coding sequence ATGACCAAAGACCCTGAGGCATCTAAACAATCCGTATTTATAGCCTGCAGTATGGATGGTTTCATTGCCCGGTTAGACGGCTCGATAGACTGGTTGGATGAGGTTGAGCATATCGATGATGAAGACTATGGTTTTGCCGAGTTCATGAATCGTTGTGATGCACTGGTGATGGGTCGAAATACTTTTGAAAAGGTTCTCAGCTTCGGAGAATGGCCATATGGTCCGAAACCTGTGGTAGTATTAAGCCGCTCCTTGAAATCCCTGCCCGAATCTCTTCCGGATACCGTTCATTTGTTATCAGGTGACCCGGGAGAAGTGATAGAGAACCTGTCTGAGCGGGGCTGGGACCAATTGTATATCGATGGCGGAAAGACCATTCAGGAATTTCTAAATGCAGGGTTCATACAGGAGATGGTCCTTTCCACGATCCCAGTACTTATAGGGGAGGGACTCCCACTGTTTGGTTCGCTTGAACAGGACCTGAAATGGAAAGTGATAAACAGCCTAACCTATTCGAACGGGATCATCAAGACCACTTACCAGCTTTTATAG